A stretch of DNA from Elusimicrobiota bacterium:
TAGTCTCAGAAAACTCCTTAACCCCAACAGAACACCCAAACAAAGAAACAATAAAAATAAAAATTATTTTTTTCACTTAAAAGTTTTTAAGTCTCCCCTCATCTTTTATCTTCTCCCCTATGGGTAGAAGAAACTTCACTTTTCATATTCTTTTTCACCCTCCCCTTTGTAGGAAGAAAAAACTTCGCCTTTCATCTTATTTTCATCCTCTCCCCTGTGGGGAGAGGAAAGAGGTGAGGGGTAAGCACTTGTGCTTTCAATTCTTAACCAATTCCATATTACCAAATACCACATTTACCTGTAAATTGAGATGATTTTCATTATCCTTAAAATTTTCCGACTTGTAATTATATTCTCCAAACGGAATAATATTCCCATCTAACATTTTAGAGCGCGCAAAAGCAGAATTAACACTAATTTCAGTAGGTATTTTAGGATTTAATTTTATCGTTCCTGCCCCGAAAACCACATTGACCTTTGCTGTTACAGAATTATCCTTAATATCTATATTTGATAAATCAATTGTCCCGTTGCCAAAAATGATATTATGCCCGTTAGGAGAACTTGAAGCACAAAATTTTGATTCGCTGAACACAGCAGTGTTTTTCTCTATCTTGCAAAGAGGTTTACCGATAAGAACCTTGACTCCGATATAAATGAGTATCATAGCAAACAATATACGGAACACCGGAATTCTGATAATAAACGAAAGCCCGAGAATTATCAGTACACTACCCCAAAAAATACTACTAAACAGAAAATTCATCTTCATACCCCCTCCCTGAATCTCTGCAGATTAAAACCCGCAGTATCCTGAATCAAATTTACACTACTATAACCCGAAATGTTTCGATTATATTATTTGAATGCCTTTTTGTTATTTGCAAGTTCTTTGATTGTTTCATAAGTCTGAAATTCCGGAGCAAGACTGTCATACTTCGCATTCTTACCGAAAGAAAGTATTTTTGCGCCCGGAGTAAAATCTCCGCCACGAACAGGATACATAAAAATCATGCCTTTACTCTGCAAAAAGGCATCCGCTTTTTCCAGCCATTCCTTTTGCTGTTTTTTGTTCAATCTCTGACTGAAAACATCCATTGGCGAGTTATTAGCCCACCCAAAATCTATGAAAACAAAACGCGGTATTTTTCCAAACTTATTTTCAACTTTCAGATTTATCTTATTCCATCTTTCTTCATCAAATTTGTTGTTATATATTTCTTCCGGTGTAGGAGTAA
This window harbors:
- a CDS encoding LiaF-related protein; its protein translation is MKMNFLFSSIFWGSVLIILGLSFIIRIPVFRILFAMILIYIGVKVLIGKPLCKIEKNTAVFSESKFCASSSPNGHNIIFGNGTIDLSNIDIKDNSVTAKVNVVFGAGTIKLNPKIPTEISVNSAFARSKMLDGNIIPFGEYNYKSENFKDNENHLNLQVNVVFGNMELVKN